In Gemmatimonadota bacterium, a single genomic region encodes these proteins:
- a CDS encoding mandelate racemase/muconate lactonizing enzyme family protein: MKITNIETFIVDAGWRPWIFVRVDTDEGISGWGECSDGRSPYGVTGTVRDLTPLLIGKDPRAYEMRFWDMLRGTRQSPGGIAAKAIAGVELALIDIKARALGISVVELFGGPTREQVRVYWSHCGTSRARNSDLLNTPPLRTMDDIAALGREVVERGYTALKTNIVVPGNPASVYFGGFGGEPGTTDGVVSRQILRHIETLIGTFRDAVGPDVDINLDLNFNFKPESCMRIAQVLEQFDLLWLEIDMYEPDAIRQIKDATSTKICTGENLFYMREFIPYFQARSADVFMIDVPWNGFAQSKKVGDLAEAYQFNVAPHNYYSHLSTCISASLCAVLPNVRIMEIDVDDVPWREDMVTNVPHIENGYLTIPSGPGWGIEMVEEVLKAHPWDKGNANW, translated from the coding sequence ATGAAGATTACTAATATTGAGACATTTATTGTGGATGCGGGTTGGCGCCCGTGGATATTTGTTCGGGTGGATACCGATGAGGGTATTAGCGGCTGGGGGGAGTGTAGCGATGGCCGCAGTCCGTATGGGGTTACGGGGACGGTGCGCGATTTGACGCCTTTGCTCATCGGCAAGGATCCGCGCGCTTATGAGATGCGTTTTTGGGATATGTTGCGGGGGACGCGGCAAAGTCCGGGGGGTATTGCGGCAAAGGCGATTGCGGGTGTTGAGCTCGCGCTTATTGATATTAAGGCGCGTGCGCTCGGTATTTCTGTTGTGGAGCTTTTTGGAGGTCCAACGCGCGAGCAGGTTCGCGTTTATTGGTCGCATTGCGGTACTTCGCGTGCTCGCAATAGCGATTTGCTCAATACGCCACCGCTTCGCACGATGGACGATATTGCCGCGCTGGGACGGGAGGTTGTGGAAAGGGGATACACGGCGTTGAAGACGAATATCGTGGTACCGGGGAATCCTGCCAGTGTGTATTTTGGGGGTTTTGGCGGCGAACCAGGGACGACGGATGGCGTGGTTTCGCGGCAGATTCTCCGGCATATTGAGACGCTTATTGGTACGTTTCGAGATGCTGTGGGTCCGGATGTCGATATTAATCTGGATCTGAATTTTAATTTCAAACCCGAGTCGTGTATGCGCATTGCCCAGGTGCTGGAACAATTTGATTTGCTGTGGCTGGAGATCGATATGTACGAGCCTGATGCGATTCGGCAGATTAAGGATGCGACGAGTACTAAAATTTGTACGGGTGAAAATTTGTTTTATATGCGCGAGTTTATTCCTTATTTCCAGGCGCGGTCTGCGGATGTGTTTATGATCGATGTGCCGTGGAATGGGTTTGCCCAGTCGAAGAAGGTAGGGGATTTGGCCGAGGCGTATCAATTCAATGTTGCGCCGCACAATTATTACAGCCATCTTTCGACATGTATCAGTGCGAGTCTGTGCGCGGTTTTGCCGAATGTGCGTATTATGGAGATCGATGTTGACGATGTGCCCTGGCGAGAGGATATGGTGACGAATGTGCCGCATATTGAGAATGGATATTTGACGATTCCCTCAGGTCCGGGATGGGGTATTGAGATGGTTGAAGAGGTGCTCAAAGCACATCCCTGGGATAAGGGAAATGCGAATTGGTAG
- the fucU gene encoding L-fucose mutarotase, with protein sequence MLVGISPLFSPELLATIYRMGHGDEIVLADAHFPGHSVNANTLRADGLGVAALLEAILPLFVLDTYVDSPVFMMDAVPGDALDPAVEASYRAVIDRVWPDTPPIARVERFAFYEQARDAFAVVMTGETAKYGNVILKKGVTPV encoded by the coding sequence ATGCTCGTTGGTATATCCCCATTGTTCAGTCCCGAGTTGTTGGCTACGATTTATCGCATGGGACACGGAGATGAGATTGTTCTGGCAGATGCGCATTTTCCCGGGCATTCGGTGAATGCCAATACGCTGCGGGCAGATGGTCTGGGGGTTGCGGCGTTGCTCGAGGCGATTTTGCCCCTGTTTGTGCTGGATACGTATGTGGATAGTCCGGTTTTTATGATGGATGCGGTGCCGGGCGATGCGCTCGATCCCGCGGTTGAGGCGTCTTACCGGGCTGTTATTGACAGGGTATGGCCAGATACGCCCCCTATTGCGCGCGTTGAGCGTTTTGCGTTTTACGAACAGGCGAGAGATGCTTTTGCGGTTGTTATGACTGGGGAGACGGCAAAATACGGCAATGTTATTTTGAAGAAGGGTGTGACGCCGGTGTAG
- a CDS encoding Rieske (2Fe-2S) protein, translating to MAVTTLDYVPCARVEDIPEGGIMAVNVEGHAIALAKSDGEIRAVDNRCPHMGYPLSEGSIHNGLIICHWHHARFDLVSGCTFDPFADDVRSYPVDVQDGEIYVNVHATHPDPVGHWKRRLSESLEQNINLVIAKSVIALRGQRVDGDDIAEIGARYGALRRRQGWGPGLTILTCMANVVPKLAPEDQVLALYQGLLHVASETSNAAPRIVFTPLETEELTLARIKEWFRYLIEVRNADGAERALLTAIQMGATPSEMCDMLVTAATDHFYRDGGHVLDFINKGFEVLERIGWDKADEILPSLVGVLSGSQRSEELNRWRSPVDLVALLRDAFDELEDLVREGEGKTWDDADALTEVLSGDDPHAIVDGLKAAFAGGATLTQLTQTLTYAAALRIARFHIKNEFADWIAVLHTHSAANALHQCAKRAPSLDLARGIFHGAMALYFDRWFNKPAARLPQDQRATQQLPEDADELLDSFVDLLDTQAQVDEAGRIAYRYLSLGHPRGALCERLGHVLLREDAEFHSFQMLESAFSQAEELDEERARITLVGAARYLAAHAPTARALGQTANLALRLHRGEDLSAEDPDEEV from the coding sequence ATGGCTGTGACGACACTTGATTATGTGCCCTGTGCGCGTGTGGAAGATATTCCCGAGGGTGGGATTATGGCTGTGAATGTGGAGGGCCATGCGATTGCGCTGGCAAAGTCGGACGGCGAGATCCGGGCGGTGGATAACCGGTGCCCGCATATGGGGTATCCGCTGAGTGAGGGGTCGATTCACAATGGGTTGATTATTTGCCACTGGCATCACGCGCGGTTTGATCTGGTCAGCGGGTGTACGTTTGATCCGTTTGCCGATGATGTTCGGAGTTATCCGGTGGATGTGCAGGATGGTGAGATTTATGTGAATGTGCATGCGACGCATCCCGATCCGGTGGGTCATTGGAAGCGGCGGTTGAGCGAGAGTTTGGAGCAGAATATCAATCTGGTGATTGCCAAGTCGGTGATCGCGCTTCGGGGCCAGCGGGTCGATGGCGATGATATAGCAGAGATTGGCGCGCGGTATGGTGCGCTGAGGCGGCGTCAGGGGTGGGGTCCGGGGTTGACGATTTTGACGTGTATGGCCAATGTGGTGCCGAAGCTGGCACCCGAGGATCAGGTTCTGGCGCTGTATCAGGGGTTGTTGCATGTGGCGAGCGAGACGAGTAATGCAGCGCCACGGATTGTTTTTACGCCTCTGGAGACGGAGGAGTTGACGCTGGCGCGGATTAAGGAGTGGTTCCGCTATCTGATTGAGGTGCGAAATGCCGATGGTGCGGAACGCGCTTTGTTGACGGCGATCCAGATGGGGGCAACGCCTTCGGAGATGTGCGATATGCTGGTGACGGCAGCGACGGATCACTTTTATCGCGATGGCGGGCATGTGCTGGATTTTATCAATAAGGGTTTTGAGGTGCTCGAGCGCATTGGTTGGGACAAGGCCGATGAGATTTTGCCGTCGCTGGTGGGGGTGCTTTCGGGTTCACAGCGGAGTGAGGAGTTGAACCGGTGGCGCAGTCCCGTTGATCTGGTGGCGTTGTTACGCGACGCGTTTGATGAGCTTGAGGATCTGGTTCGCGAGGGTGAGGGGAAGACGTGGGATGATGCGGATGCTTTGACGGAGGTTTTGTCAGGTGATGATCCGCACGCGATTGTGGATGGGTTGAAGGCGGCATTTGCCGGTGGGGCGACGCTGACGCAGTTGACACAGACGCTGACTTATGCAGCGGCTTTGCGGATTGCGCGGTTTCACATTAAGAATGAGTTTGCCGATTGGATCGCTGTGCTGCATACGCATTCGGCGGCCAATGCGCTGCATCAATGTGCAAAGCGCGCGCCGTCCCTGGATCTGGCGCGGGGGATTTTCCACGGTGCGATGGCGCTGTATTTTGATCGGTGGTTTAATAAGCCGGCAGCCCGTTTGCCCCAGGATCAGCGCGCGACCCAGCAGTTGCCGGAGGATGCGGATGAGTTGCTAGATTCTTTTGTGGATTTGCTCGATACTCAGGCTCAGGTGGATGAGGCGGGGCGAATTGCGTATCGGTATTTGTCGCTGGGTCATCCGCGCGGTGCTTTGTGCGAGCGGTTGGGCCATGTGTTGCTGCGAGAAGATGCCGAGTTTCATTCGTTTCAGATGCTGGAGTCGGCGTTTAGCCAGGCAGAGGAGCTTGATGAGGAACGCGCACGGATTACGCTGGTGGGTGCGGCGCGGTATCTGGCAGCGCATGCACCAACGGCGCGTGCGTTGGGACAGACGGCGAATTTGGCACTTCGACTGCACAGGGGAGAGGATCTTTCGGCTGAGGATCCGGATGAGGAGGTTTGA
- a CDS encoding cupin domain-containing protein produces the protein MIEFATKHLPQKSDVTAPDGSDVRILLELKNGGMAHFELPPGKISIAVAHRTVEEIWYIISGQGEMWRKQGNREEIASLAPGVTLTIPQGTHFQFRAHNSEPLCAIAITMPPWPDPDEAYRVQGKWKPRT, from the coding sequence ATGATCGAATTTGCTACAAAACACCTGCCCCAAAAATCCGACGTCACCGCACCCGATGGATCCGATGTCCGCATACTCCTCGAACTCAAAAATGGCGGCATGGCCCACTTTGAACTCCCCCCGGGAAAAATATCCATCGCCGTCGCCCACCGCACCGTCGAAGAAATCTGGTACATCATCAGCGGACAGGGCGAAATGTGGCGCAAACAGGGCAACCGCGAAGAAATCGCCTCCCTCGCCCCCGGCGTAACCCTCACCATACCGCAAGGCACCCACTTCCAATTCCGCGCCCACAACAGCGAACCCCTGTGCGCCATCGCCATCACCATGCCCCCGTGGCCGGATCCTGATGAAGCCTATCGCGTACAGGGAAAATGGAAACCGAGGACATAA
- a CDS encoding phytanoyl-CoA dioxygenase family protein, whose product MNNQQHLFELDVYGFTVVEDVLTTEEAGEMREALMRCEKEFGTEARNRGTARHVANLPVMDRVFHKTIDHPRILPLLEHYLERSLILGSLNARIVRPGDPDQGLHSDIPLEMLNFSSPVMMNTIWMLDDFSPVNGGTRVVPGSHKSGLVVPPEDVSVKHIAQPEGSAGSVIVINGQIWHAGGANTGTTNRHALFGHYRKRMCMFQVDPHDGFPPEWFDGLTERQRQLMRMSKGLRSAHAADAHFR is encoded by the coding sequence ATGAATAATCAACAACACTTGTTTGAACTCGATGTGTATGGCTTTACGGTTGTTGAAGATGTTTTGACGACTGAGGAAGCTGGTGAGATGCGCGAGGCGCTTATGCGCTGTGAGAAGGAATTTGGCACGGAGGCCAGAAATCGGGGAACCGCTCGGCATGTCGCCAATTTGCCGGTGATGGATCGCGTTTTTCACAAGACTATTGATCATCCGCGGATTCTGCCGTTACTCGAGCACTATCTCGAGAGGTCGCTTATTCTGGGGAGTCTCAATGCCCGCATTGTGCGCCCGGGGGACCCGGACCAGGGTTTGCACAGTGATATTCCGCTGGAGATGCTGAATTTTAGTTCGCCAGTTATGATGAATACGATCTGGATGCTGGATGATTTTTCGCCGGTAAATGGCGGTACGCGCGTGGTGCCGGGTTCGCATAAGAGTGGGTTGGTTGTCCCGCCAGAGGATGTGTCTGTCAAGCATATCGCGCAGCCCGAGGGATCTGCGGGTAGTGTTATTGTTATTAACGGTCAAATATGGCATGCGGGCGGCGCGAATACGGGGACGACGAATCGCCATGCGCTGTTCGGTCATTATCGCAAACGGATGTGTATGTTCCAGGTGGATCCCCACGATGGTTTTCCGCCCGAGTGGTTTGACGGGCTTACGGAGAGACAAAGGCAATTGATGCGGATGAGCAAGGGGCTTAGATCAGCCCACGCAGCGGATGCGCATTTCAGGTAG